Proteins co-encoded in one Bacillus infantis NRRL B-14911 genomic window:
- a CDS encoding menaquinol-cytochrome c reductase cytochrome b/c subunit: MHRGKGMKFVGDSRVPVNRKPNIPKDYSEYPGKTEAFWPNFLLKEWMVGAVFLIGYLCLTIAHPSPLEKIADPSDTAYIPLPDWYFLFLYQLLKYTYASGPYNVIGAFIIPGLAFGALMLAPFIDRGPERRPSKRPLATGFMLLAIAGIFYLTWESVANHDWEAAEQQGKIVAEAEIDKEAEGYKIYEAQGCISCHGGELAGGAGAPALIDTGLSPEEVAKIAKEGQGAMPAGIFKGTDEELQKLSEFISSIESK, encoded by the coding sequence ATGCATCGTGGAAAAGGTATGAAGTTTGTAGGCGACTCCCGTGTCCCTGTAAACCGTAAACCGAATATTCCGAAAGACTACTCGGAGTACCCTGGCAAAACGGAAGCATTCTGGCCCAACTTCCTATTGAAGGAATGGATGGTCGGCGCCGTTTTCCTGATCGGATATCTATGTTTGACCATCGCTCACCCGTCTCCGCTTGAAAAAATAGCAGATCCGAGCGATACAGCATATATTCCGCTTCCAGACTGGTATTTCTTGTTCTTATACCAACTATTAAAGTACACATATGCTTCAGGCCCATATAACGTCATCGGGGCGTTTATCATTCCCGGACTGGCTTTCGGAGCGCTGATGCTTGCTCCATTCATCGACCGCGGCCCTGAAAGGCGCCCATCTAAGCGCCCTCTCGCAACTGGTTTCATGCTGCTTGCGATTGCCGGCATCTTCTATCTAACTTGGGAATCTGTAGCCAACCACGACTGGGAAGCTGCAGAGCAGCAAGGTAAAATCGTAGCTGAAGCGGAGATTGATAAAGAAGCAGAAGGCTATAAAATTTATGAAGCGCAAGGCTGCATCAGCTGCCACGGCGGTGAATTGGCAGGAGGAGCTGGTGCTCCGGCCCTGATCGATACAGGACTTTCTCCTGAAGAAGTGGCGAAAATCGCTAAAGAAGGTCAAGGTGCCATGCCTGCCGGAATCTTTAAAGGAACTGACGAAGAGCTTCAAAAGCTTTCTGAATTCATTTCAAGCATTGAAAGTAAATAA
- the qcrB gene encoding menaquinol-cytochrome c reductase cytochrome b subunit, whose product MLNKIYDWVDERLDITPLWRDIADHEVPEHVNPAHHFSAFVYCFGGLTFFITVIQILSGMFLTMYYVPDIKNAWESVYYLQNQVAFGQIVRGMHHWGASLVIVMMFLHTLRVFFQGAYKKPRELNWVVGVLIFFVMLALGLTGYLLPWDMKALFATKVTIQIVESTPLIGQQLKALMAGSTDIVGAQTITRFFAIHVFFLPGALLGLMGAHFLMIRKQGISGPL is encoded by the coding sequence GTGTTAAACAAAATTTATGACTGGGTCGACGAGCGTTTGGATATTACGCCTTTGTGGCGGGATATTGCAGACCATGAAGTACCTGAGCATGTAAACCCTGCCCATCACTTTTCGGCTTTCGTTTACTGCTTTGGCGGATTGACCTTCTTCATCACAGTGATCCAGATTTTATCCGGTATGTTCCTTACAATGTATTATGTGCCGGATATTAAGAATGCCTGGGAATCTGTCTATTATCTGCAAAATCAGGTTGCTTTCGGGCAGATTGTCCGCGGTATGCACCACTGGGGTGCGAGCCTGGTCATCGTAATGATGTTCCTACATACGTTACGTGTTTTCTTCCAAGGGGCCTACAAGAAGCCTCGCGAGCTGAACTGGGTTGTCGGAGTGCTTATTTTCTTCGTTATGCTGGCGCTCGGCCTGACAGGCTATCTTCTTCCTTGGGATATGAAAGCGTTATTTGCAACAAAAGTTACCATTCAAATTGTTGAATCAACACCGTTGATCGGTCAGCAGCTGAAAGCGCTGATGGCTGGAAGCACTGACATAGTCGGAGCCCAGACGATCACACGATTCTTTGCGATCCATGTATTCTTCCTGCCTGGAGCTCTCCTTGGACTGATGGGTGCCCACTTCCTGATGATCCGTAAGCAGGGTATTTCTGGACCGTTGTAA
- the lhaT gene encoding lipoprotein heptaprenylglyceryl N-acetyltransferase LhaT has protein sequence MKWIYPILGNRSVLWLLLVVNIAGTVYGYYWYGWQLKDTPPHFLAFVPDSPTASLFFCFVLAAFLMRRNWPLLEALAAVTLFKYGVWAVVMNLLVYKVTGELDPIALMLIGSHAAMAVQGILYSPFYRIKWIHLLIAAVWTLHNDVIDYVFFMLPRYPVLNLYTPEIGYFTFWLSIFSLFLVYWFSIRPGRTKLAIE, from the coding sequence ATGAAGTGGATTTATCCTATTTTGGGGAACCGCTCGGTATTATGGCTGCTGCTTGTGGTCAATATTGCCGGAACGGTGTATGGGTATTACTGGTACGGGTGGCAGCTGAAGGATACGCCCCCGCACTTTCTGGCGTTTGTTCCTGATAGTCCGACGGCCAGCCTGTTTTTTTGTTTTGTCCTTGCTGCCTTCCTGATGCGGAGGAACTGGCCCCTTTTAGAGGCTCTGGCGGCCGTGACGCTTTTTAAATACGGTGTCTGGGCAGTCGTTATGAATCTGCTTGTTTATAAAGTGACAGGCGAACTTGATCCTATTGCGTTGATGCTGATCGGATCCCACGCTGCTATGGCAGTCCAGGGGATCTTATATTCACCCTTTTACCGGATCAAGTGGATTCATTTGCTCATTGCTGCTGTATGGACACTCCATAATGATGTAATCGATTATGTATTCTTCATGCTGCCGCGCTATCCTGTGCTGAACTTATATACACCGGAGATAGGCTATTTTACTTTTTGGCTGAGTATATTCTCCCTTTTCCTTGTGTACTGGTTCTCTATCAGGCCCGGCCGCACAAAGCTGGCGATTGAGTAG
- a CDS encoding zinc metallopeptidase, with translation MDFLIYFAIIILVPIWAQFKVKGTYNKYSRVPASSHMRGAEVARRILDSNGLYNVNVEETRGHLTDHYDPRSKTVRLSSQNFHGHSVAAAAIAAHEVGHAIQDQQDYAFLRVRHSLVPIASIGSNFSWVLIMVGIFAELSGLLLLGIIFMAVAVLFQVVTLPVEFNASNRAMDQVVSLGVIRNDEERETKKVLNAAALTYVAAAAVAVLELLRLIMIFTGMQRQD, from the coding sequence ATGGATTTCCTGATATACTTTGCGATCATCATCCTCGTGCCGATCTGGGCGCAATTCAAGGTGAAAGGCACCTATAACAAATATTCCAGGGTACCAGCCTCTTCACATATGAGAGGTGCCGAGGTTGCCAGAAGGATCCTGGATTCCAACGGATTGTACAATGTCAATGTTGAGGAAACGAGGGGGCATCTGACAGACCATTATGATCCCCGTTCAAAAACGGTAAGGCTGTCCTCGCAGAATTTCCATGGCCATTCCGTCGCTGCAGCAGCAATAGCTGCCCATGAGGTCGGCCATGCCATTCAGGATCAGCAGGATTATGCATTCCTCCGGGTCCGACATTCGCTGGTGCCGATCGCGAGCATTGGTTCTAATTTTTCCTGGGTGCTGATCATGGTAGGGATTTTTGCTGAGCTGAGCGGCCTTCTCCTTTTGGGAATCATTTTCATGGCCGTGGCCGTCCTCTTCCAGGTGGTTACCCTCCCGGTCGAGTTCAATGCTTCAAACAGAGCAATGGATCAGGTCGTCTCACTTGGTGTTATCCGCAATGATGAGGAAAGGGAAACGAAGAAAGTCCTTAACGCTGCTGCCCTGACCTATGTAGCTGCCGCAGCTGTTGCGGTTCTGGAGCTATTGCGCCTGATCATGATCTTCACAGGCATGCAGAGGCAGGATTAA
- the ypjB gene encoding sporulation protein YpjB: MKAKIAVSMFLIYLLMPFSIYAYAEQPSSSMDKLDLLSDEALQMVKIQKYEEAKKILDYFSDQFLSGDVQARPFNMDELRIVSNAHDEAVEAAASIDMNHKERMNRVTRFRLVIDAITSSRQPLWTEMEDPIMDVFGGMKEAAHAGDSEAFHSSLNSFLTLYSVIYPALKVDLKADRLQQLDTRVNFIDHYRPQVVSQTSSQQELDALEADLSSLFDEMTDDEADPSLWWVIISTGSIIILTLSYVGWRKYKGDQDKEKSRKRELKN; encoded by the coding sequence TTGAAAGCAAAAATTGCTGTATCCATGTTTTTGATCTATCTTTTAATGCCTTTTTCCATATATGCATATGCAGAGCAGCCTTCCTCTTCGATGGACAAACTTGATCTGCTCTCTGATGAAGCTCTTCAGATGGTCAAAATACAAAAATATGAAGAGGCAAAAAAGATTCTGGATTATTTTTCGGATCAGTTTCTTTCGGGGGATGTACAGGCAAGGCCGTTCAATATGGATGAGCTGAGAATCGTTTCCAATGCGCATGATGAAGCAGTGGAAGCAGCGGCCAGCATCGATATGAACCATAAAGAGCGGATGAACAGGGTAACAAGATTCAGGCTGGTTATTGATGCAATCACCTCCAGCAGGCAGCCTTTGTGGACGGAAATGGAGGATCCGATCATGGATGTGTTCGGGGGGATGAAGGAGGCTGCCCATGCAGGCGACAGTGAGGCTTTCCATTCAAGCCTGAATTCCTTTTTGACCTTATACAGCGTCATTTACCCTGCCCTTAAAGTGGACCTCAAGGCAGACAGGCTTCAGCAGCTGGATACCAGGGTCAATTTCATAGACCATTACAGGCCTCAGGTGGTGAGCCAGACCTCGAGCCAGCAGGAATTGGATGCCCTCGAGGCAGATTTATCCTCGCTTTTTGATGAAATGACTGACGATGAGGCCGATCCTTCGCTTTGGTGGGTCATTATTTCTACAGGAAGCATCATCATCCTTACATTATCTTATGTCGGCTGGAGAAAATATAAGGGAGATCAGGACAAAGAGAAGAGCAGAAAAAGAGAGCTGAAAAATTGA
- a CDS encoding QcrA and Rieske domain-containing protein produces MSKHRVSRRQFLNYTLTGVGGFMAAGMLMPMVRFAVDPILKASEGGDFIPTPQKVSEITAEPTRVDFKFEQQDAWYTSEVSNTAWVYKDENGEIVALSPICKHLGCVVDWNKDKANPDHFYCPCHGGLYTKDGTNVPGTPPAAPLDVYPTKEKDGFLLLGKAEPRKGA; encoded by the coding sequence ATGAGCAAACATCGTGTTTCAAGACGTCAATTCCTGAACTATACACTTACTGGTGTAGGCGGTTTCATGGCGGCCGGCATGCTGATGCCGATGGTCCGTTTTGCCGTGGATCCTATACTGAAAGCCAGCGAGGGAGGAGACTTCATTCCGACACCGCAAAAAGTAAGCGAAATCACTGCTGAACCTACTCGGGTCGACTTTAAATTCGAACAGCAGGATGCCTGGTATACTTCAGAGGTATCGAACACCGCGTGGGTTTATAAGGATGAAAACGGGGAGATCGTTGCCTTATCTCCTATCTGTAAGCATTTAGGCTGCGTTGTTGACTGGAACAAAGACAAGGCGAATCCAGACCACTTCTACTGCCCATGCCATGGCGGGCTTTATACGAAGGATGGAACAAACGTGCCTGGAACACCTCCTGCTGCACCGCTGGATGTGTATCCTACAAAAGAAAAAGATGGTTTCCTATTATTAGGAAAAGCAGAACCGCGAAAGGGGGCGTAA
- a CDS encoding YpiF family protein: MKWIPQDIEMYLKSKEYVDTAVIPLLPVTFTGDMKQAASMAEFVTLLSYQMERQFKGRLLMLPGFSYLKSDTAHDEHLEELKKWESAILESGFRHVFYLTSDSGWKMAEGELGGSLLWLPSLPLEHMDETYRNSVLEDQVKQLLNLFVQKWQAGE; this comes from the coding sequence ATGAAGTGGATTCCGCAGGATATTGAAATGTATTTAAAATCAAAAGAATATGTCGACACAGCTGTCATCCCCCTTTTGCCCGTCACATTCACAGGGGATATGAAGCAGGCTGCCTCAATGGCTGAATTTGTCACATTGCTTTCTTATCAGATGGAAAGGCAGTTCAAAGGAAGGCTTTTGATGCTGCCGGGCTTTTCCTACCTTAAATCTGACACAGCCCATGATGAGCATCTCGAAGAGCTGAAGAAATGGGAGTCCGCTATCCTGGAAAGCGGCTTCAGGCATGTGTTCTATCTGACCTCGGACAGCGGGTGGAAAATGGCTGAAGGGGAGCTTGGGGGATCATTGCTCTGGCTGCCATCCCTGCCGTTGGAGCATATGGACGAAACGTACAGAAACTCTGTTTTGGAGGACCAGGTCAAGCAGCTGCTGAATTTATTTGTACAAAAATGGCAGGCTGGTGAATAA
- a CDS encoding YitT family protein: MVIKTGKEGKNVQNGLKFKNILFILLGSAIFSFGIVHFNMQNNLAEGGFTGITLLLFFLFKWDPSYTNLLLNIPLFFIGWKLLGRNSFYYTMIGTFSVSLFLWIFQRYQIDMPLKEDLTLAALFAGVFIGIGLGIIFRFGGTTGGVDIIARLAHKYIGWSMGKTMFLFDACVITLSLIFYLTYQEAMYTLVAVFVGARVIDFMQEGAYAARGAMIISDQNEAIAGRILKEMDRGVTVLKGHGSFTKQDREVLYCVVGKNEIVRLKSVITSVDPHAFVTVSVVHDVLGEGFTLDENKKPIEH; the protein is encoded by the coding sequence ATGGTGATAAAAACAGGAAAAGAGGGAAAAAACGTGCAAAACGGATTAAAATTCAAGAATATATTGTTCATCCTGCTCGGTTCAGCAATCTTTTCTTTTGGAATTGTTCATTTCAATATGCAGAATAACTTGGCCGAAGGCGGTTTCACCGGCATCACCCTGCTCCTTTTTTTCCTATTTAAATGGGATCCCTCCTATACGAACTTATTGTTAAATATACCATTATTCTTTATAGGCTGGAAATTGCTCGGCAGGAATTCCTTTTATTACACCATGATCGGCACCTTCAGTGTTTCCCTGTTCCTGTGGATTTTTCAGCGCTATCAGATTGACATGCCGCTGAAGGAAGACCTTACTCTTGCGGCTCTTTTTGCAGGTGTTTTCATCGGCATTGGCCTCGGCATCATTTTCCGTTTCGGCGGAACAACCGGCGGAGTCGATATCATAGCGAGGCTGGCCCATAAATATATCGGCTGGAGCATGGGAAAAACAATGTTCCTTTTCGATGCCTGTGTCATTACATTATCGCTCATTTTCTATCTGACCTACCAGGAAGCCATGTACACCCTTGTTGCCGTGTTCGTAGGTGCCCGGGTGATCGATTTTATGCAGGAAGGCGCCTACGCCGCAAGAGGTGCGATGATCATTTCCGACCAGAACGAAGCCATCGCCGGCAGGATTCTGAAGGAAATGGACCGCGGGGTGACGGTGCTGAAAGGGCACGGCTCCTTCACCAAACAGGATCGGGAAGTCCTTTACTGCGTAGTCGGCAAAAATGAAATCGTGCGGCTTAAAAGCGTCATCACCTCCGTCGATCCGCATGCCTTTGTCACAGTCAGTGTCGTTCACGATGTGCTCGGCGAAGGATTCACCTTGGATGAAAATAAGAAGCCGATTGAGCACTAG
- a CDS encoding nucleotide pyrophosphohydrolase, whose protein sequence is MESNHKTMKDLQAEVDQYISQFKEGYFSPLAMLARMTEELGELSREVNHHYGEKPKKSTEEENTIENELGDMLFVLICFANSLNIDLQEAHDRVMDKFNTRDKDRWTRIEE, encoded by the coding sequence ATGGAATCCAATCATAAAACGATGAAAGACCTCCAGGCTGAGGTTGATCAATACATAAGCCAATTTAAAGAAGGATATTTCAGCCCTCTTGCCATGCTGGCACGGATGACGGAAGAGCTGGGTGAACTGTCCAGGGAAGTAAATCACCATTACGGGGAAAAGCCAAAGAAATCGACCGAAGAAGAGAATACCATTGAAAATGAGCTGGGGGATATGCTTTTTGTGCTTATCTGCTTTGCCAATTCACTGAATATTGATCTGCAGGAAGCCCATGACAGGGTTATGGATAAATTTAATACGCGGGATAAAGACCGCTGGACAAGAATTGAAGAGTAG
- the dapB gene encoding 4-hydroxy-tetrahydrodipicolinate reductase yields the protein MDKIKIVIAGPRGRMGREAVQLVLNTGHFALQAVVDHKFEGKMLSDLDGFTGADVPIYTDLANCLEQTEADVLIDLTTPEAGMHHARTALSYGVRPVVGTTGFSKEDLKELEVTCREKEKGCIIAPNFALGAVLMMKFSQMAARYFSDVEIIELHHDQKLDAPSGTAVKTAEMMAEAREAKEQGHPDEKETLAGARGADYEGMRIHSVRLPGLIAHQQVMFGSDGQTLSIRHDSYNRASFMSGVKLAVETVMKADLFVYGLENIME from the coding sequence ATGGATAAGATAAAAATTGTTATTGCGGGGCCGCGCGGCCGAATGGGCAGGGAAGCGGTTCAGCTTGTGCTGAATACCGGCCATTTTGCCCTTCAGGCAGTTGTAGACCATAAATTCGAAGGGAAAATGCTCAGCGACCTTGATGGATTTACAGGGGCAGATGTGCCGATATATACAGACCTGGCCAATTGTCTGGAGCAGACAGAAGCTGATGTTCTGATCGATCTTACGACACCGGAGGCAGGCATGCATCATGCACGGACTGCCCTTTCATATGGAGTAAGGCCGGTAGTCGGGACAACCGGCTTTAGCAAAGAGGACCTGAAAGAGCTGGAAGTAACATGCCGGGAAAAAGAAAAGGGATGCATCATCGCCCCAAACTTCGCCCTTGGTGCTGTCCTTATGATGAAGTTTTCACAGATGGCAGCCCGCTATTTCAGTGATGTGGAGATCATCGAGCTGCATCATGACCAGAAGCTTGATGCTCCGTCAGGCACAGCTGTGAAAACAGCAGAAATGATGGCTGAAGCAAGAGAAGCCAAAGAGCAGGGGCATCCAGACGAAAAAGAAACTCTGGCAGGGGCCAGGGGTGCTGACTACGAAGGGATGCGCATCCATTCAGTCCGCCTTCCCGGCCTGATTGCCCATCAGCAGGTGATGTTCGGCTCAGATGGCCAGACTCTGTCAATCCGGCATGACTCTTATAACCGGGCCTCATTCATGTCCGGTGTGAAGCTGGCTGTAGAGACAGTAATGAAAGCAGACCTGTTTGTCTACGGACTTGAAAATATTATGGAATAA